In Mus caroli chromosome 19, CAROLI_EIJ_v1.1, whole genome shotgun sequence, a genomic segment contains:
- the Cwf19l1 gene encoding CWF19-like protein 1 isoform X4, protein MLCSASQFKGVDILLTSPWPKYVGSFGNSSGEVDTKNCGSALISSLAMSLKPRYHFAALEKSYYERLPYRNHVVLQESAQHATRFIALANVGNPEKKKYLYAFSIVPMKLMAVAELVKQPPDVTENPYRDSGKQAAGGKQIPAPQEESACQFFFDLSEKQGRKRPSTGRDNKPPHAKQPRKPPQPPGPCWFCLASPEVEKHLVVNIGTHCYLALAKGGLSDDHVLILPIGHYQSVVELSAEVVEEVEKYKATLQRFFKSRGKRCVLFERNYRSHHLQLQVIPVPLSCCATDDIKDAFITQAQEQQIELLEIPEHSDIKQIAQPGAAYFYVELDTGEKLFHRIKKNFPLQFGREVLASEAILNIPEKADWRQCQTSKDEEEALARRFRKDFEPFDFTLDD, encoded by the exons GGAGAAGTGGACACCAAAAACTGCGGCTCTGCTTTGATCTCCAGCCTTGCCATGAGCTTGAAACCGAGGTATCATTTTGCTGCTTTGGAAAAGTCGTATTATGAGAGGCTTCCGTACCG AAACCATGTTGTTCTACAAGAAAGCGCGCAGCATGCCACTCGCTTCATAGCGCTGGCAAATGTTGGAAATCCAGAAAAGAAGAAG taTCTTTATGCCTTCAGTATTGTTCCCATGAAGCTGATGGCTGTAGCCGAACTGGTAAAGCAGCCTCCAGATGTCACCGAGAACCCTTACCGAGACTCTGGGAAGCAGGCAGCCGGAGGGAAACAAATTCCTGCCCCTCAG GAAGAGTCAGCCTGTCAGTTCTTCTTCGATTTGAGtgagaagcagggaaggaagcGGCCGTCCACAGGCAGGGATAACAAGCCTCCCCATGCTAAGCAGCCTCGCAAGCCTC CTCAGCCTCCAGGCCCTTGTTGGTTTTGCCTCGCCAGCCCTGAAGTGGAAAAGCACCTGGTGGTCAACATTGGCACACAC TGCTACCTTGCCCTGGCCAAAGGAGGCCTATCTGATGACCATGTCCTCATCCTGCCCATTGGACACTACCAGTCAGTTGTGGAGCTCTCGGCAGAGGTGGTGGAAGAAGTGGAGAAATATAAGGCTACTCTGCAACGCTTCTTTAAGAGTCGGGGGAAGCGTTGTGTTCTATTTGAAAGAAATTATAGGAGCCATCACCTCCAGCTTCAG GTCATTCCTGTGCCCCTCAGCTGCTGTGCTACAGATGACATTAAAGATGCCTTCATTACCCAGGCACAGGAGCAGCAGATAGAGCTGCTGGAGATTCCGGAACACTCAGACATCAAACAG ATTGCACAGCCAGGAGCAGCATATTTTTATGTTGAACTCGACACAGGAGAAAAGCTTTtccacagaattaaaaagaattttcctTTGCAATTTGGAAG GGAGGTCCTGGCCAGCGAAGCTATTCTCAACATTCCTGAGAAGGCTGACTGGAGGCAGTGTCAAACCAGTAAGGACGAGGAGGAGGCCCTGGCCCGCCGCTTCCGGAAAGACTTTGAACCCTTTGACTTCACTCTGGATGACTAG
- the Cwf19l1 gene encoding CWF19-like protein 1 isoform X5, producing the protein MSLKPRYHFAALEKSYYERLPYRNHVVLQESAQHATRFIALANVGNPEKKKYLYAFSIVPMKLMAVAELVKQPPDVTENPYRDSGKQAAGGKQIPAPQEESACQFFFDLSEKQGRKRPSTGRDNKPPHAKQPRKPPQPPGPCWFCLASPEVEKHLVVNIGTHCYLALAKGGLSDDHVLILPIGHYQSVVELSAEVVEEVEKYKATLQRFFKSRGKRCVLFERNYRSHHLQLQVIPVPLSCCATDDIKDAFITQAQEQQIELLEIPEHSDIKQIAQPGAAYFYVELDTGEKLFHRIKKNFPLQFGREVLASEAILNIPEKADWRQCQTSKDEEEALARRFRKDFEPFDFTLDD; encoded by the exons ATGAGCTTGAAACCGAGGTATCATTTTGCTGCTTTGGAAAAGTCGTATTATGAGAGGCTTCCGTACCG AAACCATGTTGTTCTACAAGAAAGCGCGCAGCATGCCACTCGCTTCATAGCGCTGGCAAATGTTGGAAATCCAGAAAAGAAGAAG taTCTTTATGCCTTCAGTATTGTTCCCATGAAGCTGATGGCTGTAGCCGAACTGGTAAAGCAGCCTCCAGATGTCACCGAGAACCCTTACCGAGACTCTGGGAAGCAGGCAGCCGGAGGGAAACAAATTCCTGCCCCTCAG GAAGAGTCAGCCTGTCAGTTCTTCTTCGATTTGAGtgagaagcagggaaggaagcGGCCGTCCACAGGCAGGGATAACAAGCCTCCCCATGCTAAGCAGCCTCGCAAGCCTC CTCAGCCTCCAGGCCCTTGTTGGTTTTGCCTCGCCAGCCCTGAAGTGGAAAAGCACCTGGTGGTCAACATTGGCACACAC TGCTACCTTGCCCTGGCCAAAGGAGGCCTATCTGATGACCATGTCCTCATCCTGCCCATTGGACACTACCAGTCAGTTGTGGAGCTCTCGGCAGAGGTGGTGGAAGAAGTGGAGAAATATAAGGCTACTCTGCAACGCTTCTTTAAGAGTCGGGGGAAGCGTTGTGTTCTATTTGAAAGAAATTATAGGAGCCATCACCTCCAGCTTCAG GTCATTCCTGTGCCCCTCAGCTGCTGTGCTACAGATGACATTAAAGATGCCTTCATTACCCAGGCACAGGAGCAGCAGATAGAGCTGCTGGAGATTCCGGAACACTCAGACATCAAACAG ATTGCACAGCCAGGAGCAGCATATTTTTATGTTGAACTCGACACAGGAGAAAAGCTTTtccacagaattaaaaagaattttcctTTGCAATTTGGAAG GGAGGTCCTGGCCAGCGAAGCTATTCTCAACATTCCTGAGAAGGCTGACTGGAGGCAGTGTCAAACCAGTAAGGACGAGGAGGAGGCCCTGGCCCGCCGCTTCCGGAAAGACTTTGAACCCTTTGACTTCACTCTGGATGACTAG